A genomic window from Halorubrum trapanicum includes:
- the phnE gene encoding phosphonate ABC transporter, permease protein PhnE translates to MSSPPDSAIDDQFRALERLRRLKYVLWGVLLAAVLGVTYWGLGFIGFQPNVVAGRLPGMYEFIATGFFPPDFQNFTIYTKDQGITGLRAIPASFGDGGAHIIESFQSQRQSLVKASLVTLLLGFMGTVFAFPLALVLGVLGSERVTPFPFNFIFRGTLSGIRAIPAIVWIFLYIPIGPPGQVTAVLAIATDSIGNLGRLFTDDLEEIDEGPIEAIRSTGASGTQTVSFGMLSQVSRSFIAWTLYILEINTRIAISLGVVGAGGLGLMIRNSQDLFEFQQTAAGLIMVFIVVLGIELISSRIRARLRPGEHEGKGLVEAIRGLFDAKKWLGVGDRSDRD, encoded by the coding sequence GTGAGCTCGCCGCCCGACTCGGCGATCGACGACCAGTTCCGCGCGCTCGAACGGCTCCGCCGGCTCAAGTACGTGCTGTGGGGCGTGCTGCTCGCCGCTGTCCTCGGCGTCACCTACTGGGGGCTCGGCTTCATCGGCTTCCAGCCGAACGTCGTCGCGGGGCGGCTCCCCGGGATGTACGAGTTCATCGCGACCGGCTTCTTCCCGCCGGACTTCCAGAACTTCACTATCTACACCAAAGACCAGGGGATCACCGGGCTGCGGGCGATCCCCGCGAGCTTCGGCGACGGCGGCGCGCACATCATCGAGAGCTTCCAGTCGCAGCGGCAGTCGCTGGTGAAGGCGAGCCTGGTGACGCTCCTCCTCGGCTTCATGGGCACCGTGTTCGCCTTCCCGCTCGCGCTCGTCCTCGGCGTCCTCGGGAGCGAGCGCGTCACGCCGTTCCCGTTCAACTTCATCTTCCGGGGCACCCTCAGCGGCATCCGCGCCATCCCCGCCATCGTCTGGATCTTCCTGTACATCCCCATCGGCCCGCCGGGGCAGGTCACGGCGGTGCTCGCGATCGCGACCGACAGCATCGGGAACCTCGGCCGCCTGTTCACCGACGACTTAGAGGAGATCGACGAAGGGCCGATCGAGGCGATCCGGTCGACGGGCGCGTCGGGCACCCAGACCGTGAGCTTCGGCATGCTGAGTCAGGTGTCTCGGTCCTTCATCGCGTGGACGCTGTACATCCTCGAGATCAACACCCGGATCGCCATCTCGCTCGGCGTCGTCGGCGCCGGCGGCCTCGGGCTGATGATCCGGAACAGCCAGGACCTCTTCGAGTTCCAGCAGACCGCGGCCGGGCTGATCATGGTGTTCATCGTCGTCCTCGGCATCGAGCTGATCTCCTCGCGCATCCGCGCCCGGCTCCGGCCCGGCGAGCACGAGGGGAAGGGGCTCGTCGAGGCGATCCGCGGCCTGTTCGACGCGAAGAAGTGGCTCGGCGTCGGCGACCGGTCCGACCGGGACTGA
- the phnC gene encoding phosphonate ABC transporter ATP-binding protein, with protein MPTIEFENVSKIYDEDTVALDDVSFTIDEGEFVILLGPSGAGKSTMLRVLNGLTQPTEGSVRIGGEELQGNRSGVGMVFQEHYLIESKTAFGNALSGALSRNGLLRSALGIHDDADKRTALEALQTVGLLDEAGQRAESMSGGQKQRVGIARALVQNPEIVLADEPVASLDPKAARDVMRYLKKAATEQDLTTITSLHQVNIAREFGDRFLGIRDGEVIFDGDADDLTMDEMDRIYYGEAQGGKTVPTGTSGDELGEADAAADGGERA; from the coding sequence ATGCCAACGATCGAATTCGAAAACGTCAGCAAGATATACGACGAGGACACCGTCGCCCTCGACGACGTGTCGTTCACCATCGACGAGGGGGAGTTCGTCATCCTCCTCGGTCCCTCCGGTGCCGGCAAGTCGACGATGCTGCGGGTGTTGAACGGGCTCACCCAACCCACCGAGGGCTCCGTCCGCATCGGCGGCGAGGAGCTTCAGGGGAACCGCAGCGGGGTCGGGATGGTGTTCCAGGAACACTACCTCATCGAGAGCAAGACGGCGTTCGGCAACGCGCTGTCGGGAGCGCTCTCCCGGAACGGACTCCTCCGGAGCGCCCTCGGGATACACGACGACGCGGACAAGCGGACCGCCCTGGAGGCCCTCCAGACGGTCGGCCTCCTCGACGAGGCCGGCCAGCGCGCCGAGTCGATGAGCGGGGGCCAGAAACAGCGCGTCGGGATCGCTCGCGCCTTGGTCCAGAACCCCGAGATCGTCCTCGCCGACGAGCCGGTCGCCAGCCTCGACCCGAAGGCCGCCCGCGACGTGATGCGCTACCTCAAGAAGGCGGCGACCGAGCAGGACCTCACCACGATCACCAGCCTCCACCAGGTGAACATCGCGCGCGAGTTCGGGGACCGGTTCCTCGGCATCCGCGACGGCGAGGTGATCTTCGACGGCGACGCCGACGACCTCACCATGGACGAGATGGACCGGATCTACTACGGCGAGGCCCAGGGCGGCAAGACGGTTCCGACCGGCACGAGCGGCGACGAGCTCGGCGAGGCCGACGCCGCCGCCGACGGAGGTGAGCGGGCGTGA
- a CDS encoding phosphate/phosphite/phosphonate ABC transporter substrate-binding protein has protein sequence MERRRQFLKVAGAASIVGLAGCSGGDGGDGSDGSDGSDGSDGSDGSDSEPEMTFGGDGTVDFGISPSVPQEDLNVQYSPLEDHIGSYLRENYDVPSDLSVEGTIGSNYSAIIQSLGQGTLDIAETGPFAAALGVKTGNAEIILQRYGYGGWTYKSIIATPNDSDITELSDLSGKTVAFSDRLSTSGALYPLYSMSNQGGLDVGELPEGNGSQAEFDARFAGGHVGSYTLLEQGRVDAAAMGGFVRDTGTGPSPEAWQEVATTLHEDEGLPRAPVVVSPELSDDVKSALQESFLEGPDSIYYGADGEDGTEDDLWFSRVREATQDDYQSVIDVADELGVGTDIFGE, from the coding sequence ATGGAGCGACGACGCCAATTCCTCAAGGTCGCGGGCGCAGCAAGCATCGTTGGACTGGCCGGCTGTAGCGGCGGCGACGGCGGCGACGGGTCGGACGGCTCCGACGGGTCGGACGGCTCCGACGGCTCCGACGGGTCGGACAGCGAACCGGAGATGACCTTCGGCGGCGACGGCACGGTCGACTTCGGCATCTCGCCGTCCGTGCCGCAGGAAGACCTCAACGTACAGTACTCCCCGCTCGAAGACCACATCGGGAGCTACCTCCGGGAGAACTACGACGTCCCCAGCGACCTCAGCGTTGAGGGGACCATCGGAAGCAACTACAGCGCCATCATCCAGTCTCTCGGCCAGGGAACGCTGGACATCGCCGAGACCGGCCCGTTCGCGGCCGCCCTCGGCGTGAAGACCGGGAACGCGGAGATCATCCTCCAGCGGTACGGCTACGGCGGTTGGACCTACAAGAGTATCATCGCGACGCCGAACGACAGCGACATCACCGAGCTGTCCGACCTCTCCGGGAAGACGGTCGCGTTCTCCGACCGGCTCTCGACGAGCGGCGCGCTGTACCCGCTGTACAGCATGTCGAACCAAGGGGGCCTCGACGTCGGCGAGCTCCCCGAGGGCAACGGCTCGCAGGCCGAGTTCGACGCCCGCTTCGCCGGCGGCCACGTCGGCTCGTACACCCTGCTCGAACAGGGCCGGGTCGACGCGGCCGCGATGGGCGGGTTCGTCCGCGACACGGGCACCGGCCCGTCGCCGGAGGCGTGGCAGGAGGTCGCGACGACCCTCCACGAGGACGAGGGCCTGCCGCGCGCCCCGGTCGTGGTCTCGCCCGAGCTGAGCGACGACGTGAAGTCCGCGCTCCAGGAGTCGTTCCTGGAGGGGCCGGACAGCATCTACTACGGTGCCGACGGCGAGGACGGCACCGAAGACGACCTCTGGTTCAGTCGCGTCCGCGAGGCGACCCAGGACGACTACCAGTCCGTCATCGACGTCGCCGACGAGCTCGGCGTCGGAACCGACATCTTCGGCGAGTAG
- the hisH gene encoding imidazole glycerol phosphate synthase subunit HisH: MDESPTDREVSVALVDYGLGNLRSATRGLERAGASVEITDDPDAFAAADGVVLPGVGAFREGMENAGPLREALTDHAAAGRPLFGICLGMQMLLTTSEEADHEGEGEVTGLDLVPGTNVRFDVDRKVPHMGWNELEVARDHPIVDGVNGEYAYFVHSYYAAPDDADAVVATADYGVDFPAVVANEAGNVFGTQFHPEKSGETGLKILRNFVDYCAEQ; this comes from the coding sequence ATGGACGAATCTCCAACGGATCGAGAGGTGTCCGTCGCCCTCGTGGACTACGGTCTCGGGAACCTCCGGTCGGCGACCCGCGGGCTGGAACGCGCGGGCGCCTCCGTCGAGATAACGGACGACCCCGATGCGTTCGCGGCCGCGGACGGCGTCGTCCTCCCCGGAGTCGGCGCGTTCCGCGAGGGGATGGAGAACGCCGGCCCCCTGCGCGAGGCGCTGACCGACCACGCCGCGGCGGGCCGCCCCCTCTTCGGGATATGCCTCGGGATGCAGATGCTCCTCACCACGAGCGAGGAGGCGGACCACGAGGGCGAAGGCGAGGTGACGGGCCTCGATTTAGTCCCCGGCACCAACGTCCGGTTCGACGTGGACCGGAAGGTCCCCCACATGGGGTGGAACGAGCTGGAGGTCGCGCGCGACCACCCGATCGTCGACGGGGTTAACGGCGAGTACGCCTACTTCGTCCACTCCTACTACGCCGCGCCGGACGACGCCGACGCGGTCGTCGCCACCGCGGACTACGGCGTCGACTTCCCAGCCGTCGTCGCCAACGAGGCCGGCAACGTGTTCGGCACGCAGTTCCACCCCGAGAAGAGCGGCGAGACGGGGCTGAAGATCCTGCGGAACTTCGTCGACTACTGCGCGGAGCAGTAG
- a CDS encoding aldo/keto reductase, protein MTPELDEIDLGTVPLGRTGLRTSELQFGTWRFGRVTEEGNVEIDEDRAHELLDAYEAAGGRYIDTADVYGGGDCERWIGDWLAERDRERYTVASKVYWQIRDGDPNSRGTNRKNVRHRVDALLDRLDTDYIDVLYIHRWDDETPARELMKTLNGLVESGKVHYLGASTLRPNAWKVARANEIARSEGWEPFKVLQPRYNLVDREVEGDYLEFARQRDLAVSPWSPLGQGFLTGKYDRDADLPDDSKAAESSRFQEAYLTEENFDVHDELDAVADEVDASPAQTALAWLTHRDGVTAPIVGARTVDQLRENLAAATIELSDDQVDRLTAAKPGPYDEL, encoded by the coding sequence ATGACGCCCGAACTCGACGAGATCGACCTGGGAACCGTGCCGCTCGGCCGGACCGGCCTGCGGACGAGCGAGCTCCAGTTCGGCACGTGGCGGTTCGGCCGCGTGACCGAGGAAGGGAACGTGGAGATCGACGAGGACCGCGCCCACGAGCTGCTCGACGCCTACGAGGCCGCCGGCGGGCGGTACATCGACACCGCCGACGTGTACGGCGGCGGCGACTGCGAGCGCTGGATCGGCGACTGGCTCGCCGAGCGCGACCGCGAGCGGTACACGGTCGCCTCGAAGGTGTACTGGCAGATCCGCGACGGCGACCCGAACAGCCGCGGCACGAACCGCAAGAACGTCCGGCACCGCGTCGACGCCCTGCTCGACCGGCTCGACACCGACTACATCGACGTCCTCTACATCCACCGCTGGGACGACGAGACGCCCGCCCGCGAGCTGATGAAGACGCTGAACGGGCTCGTCGAGTCCGGCAAGGTCCACTACCTCGGCGCCTCCACGCTCCGTCCGAACGCGTGGAAGGTCGCCCGCGCCAACGAGATCGCCCGGAGCGAGGGGTGGGAGCCGTTCAAAGTACTCCAGCCGCGGTACAACCTCGTCGACCGCGAGGTCGAGGGGGACTACCTGGAGTTCGCGCGCCAGCGCGACCTCGCGGTCTCCCCGTGGAGCCCGCTCGGGCAGGGCTTTTTGACCGGGAAGTACGACCGCGACGCCGACCTCCCCGACGACTCGAAGGCCGCCGAGTCGAGCCGGTTCCAGGAGGCGTACCTCACCGAGGAGAACTTCGACGTCCACGACGAACTCGACGCCGTCGCCGACGAGGTGGACGCCTCGCCCGCTCAGACCGCGCTCGCGTGGCTCACGCACCGCGACGGCGTCACCGCGCCGATCGTCGGCGCCCGGACGGTCGACCAGCTGCGCGAGAACCTCGCGGCCGCGACGATCGAGCTCTCCGACGACCAGGTCGACCGCCTGACGGCCGCCAAGCCGGGCCCGTACGACGAACTCTGA
- a CDS encoding zinc ribbon domain-containing protein, whose amino-acid sequence MTTVHFTCPDCAQTIEVNDAMRETILDAGCPVCTAAATEADFAVTCE is encoded by the coding sequence TTGACCACCGTTCACTTCACCTGTCCGGACTGCGCGCAGACCATCGAGGTCAACGACGCGATGCGGGAGACGATACTCGACGCCGGCTGTCCGGTGTGTACCGCGGCCGCGACGGAGGCGGACTTCGCCGTGACCTGCGAGTAA
- a CDS encoding ABC transporter permease, with protein MTRLGRIRTEAVAAGRSFLRRRTAVFFTFFFPVILVVIFGALVRTQPTGGGLFAEPAGYYIPGYLAVVVLFTPLSRVGSEIARHRDGGRFEKLATTPLSRAEWLLAHTLVNVGIIGAASLLILGLVLAVTDATLIVSPALAALPLFVAVAVALFCGLGAVLGALADSQDGVIAASNTVALPLLFLSETFVTPSLLPEWFLPAVAASPLTYFARGTRAITFEGGAWAGDLLVLTALAAAFLAVGAYAVPRTE; from the coding sequence ATGACCCGCCTCGGGCGGATCCGGACGGAGGCGGTCGCGGCGGGGCGCTCGTTCCTCCGGCGGCGGACGGCGGTGTTCTTCACGTTCTTCTTCCCGGTCATCCTCGTCGTCATCTTCGGCGCGCTGGTCCGGACCCAGCCGACCGGGGGCGGGCTCTTCGCCGAGCCCGCGGGCTACTACATCCCGGGCTACCTCGCGGTCGTCGTCCTGTTCACGCCGCTGTCGCGGGTCGGCTCCGAGATCGCGCGCCACCGCGACGGGGGGCGGTTCGAGAAGCTGGCGACGACGCCCCTCTCCCGCGCCGAGTGGCTGCTCGCGCACACGCTGGTCAACGTGGGGATAATCGGCGCCGCGAGCCTGCTCATCCTCGGGCTCGTGCTGGCGGTGACGGACGCGACGCTGATCGTCTCGCCCGCGCTCGCCGCGCTCCCCCTCTTCGTCGCGGTCGCGGTCGCGCTCTTCTGCGGCCTCGGCGCCGTCCTCGGCGCGCTCGCGGACTCGCAGGACGGCGTGATCGCCGCGAGCAACACGGTCGCGCTCCCCCTGCTGTTCCTCTCCGAGACGTTCGTCACCCCGTCGCTGCTGCCGGAGTGGTTCCTGCCGGCGGTCGCCGCCTCGCCGCTGACGTACTTCGCGCGCGGGACCCGGGCGATAACCTTCGAGGGCGGCGCGTGGGCGGGCGACCTGCTCGTGTTGACCGCGCTCGCGGCCGCCTTCCTCGCGGTCGGCGCGTACGCGGTCCCGCGGACCGAGTGA
- a CDS encoding ABC transporter ATP-binding protein, producing the protein MDETATDAAVDAPADGATPGGPAADPVVVGEGVRKSYGDVDALDGVDLDVAAGEVFGLIGPNGAGKTTLVRALTGTTEAEGDLRVFGAPPREVDPARIGLLPQSFDPPARLTARELVDYYGGLYDAARDTEAVLDDVGMAGDADAWYETLSGGQKRRTCVATAVVNDPDLLFLDEPTTGIDPAGRRAIHRLIERLAAGGTTVFLTSHAMDEVERLADRVAMLRDGRVVATGAPDRLVAEHGGAPRLDAATAEPATNEVVEAVAAGVRERLGADPTVEATDEGLRVRGVRPESIGAAVDALDGAGVAFDSLSWSEPSLEDVYLRLTGEEYTRRGGDAPEGVADATPAAAADGRRAPDDAAPDGGDR; encoded by the coding sequence ATGGACGAGACAGCGACCGACGCGGCGGTCGACGCCCCCGCCGACGGGGCGACTCCGGGCGGCCCCGCGGCCGACCCGGTCGTCGTCGGCGAGGGGGTCCGGAAGTCGTACGGCGACGTCGACGCGCTCGACGGGGTCGACCTCGACGTGGCGGCCGGCGAGGTGTTCGGGCTCATCGGCCCCAACGGCGCCGGGAAGACGACGCTGGTCCGCGCGCTCACGGGGACGACCGAGGCGGAGGGCGACCTGCGCGTGTTCGGCGCGCCGCCGAGAGAGGTCGATCCCGCCCGGATCGGGCTGCTCCCGCAGTCGTTCGACCCGCCCGCGCGGCTCACGGCCCGCGAACTGGTCGACTACTACGGCGGGCTCTACGACGCGGCGCGCGACACCGAGGCGGTCCTCGACGACGTGGGGATGGCCGGCGACGCCGACGCCTGGTACGAGACGCTCTCCGGCGGCCAGAAGCGGCGCACCTGCGTCGCGACCGCCGTCGTCAACGACCCGGACCTCCTCTTCCTCGACGAGCCGACGACCGGGATCGACCCCGCCGGCCGACGGGCGATCCACCGGCTGATCGAGCGGCTCGCGGCCGGCGGGACGACGGTCTTCCTCACGAGCCACGCGATGGACGAGGTCGAGCGGCTCGCCGACCGCGTTGCCATGCTCCGCGACGGGCGCGTCGTCGCCACCGGGGCGCCCGACCGGCTGGTCGCCGAGCACGGCGGCGCGCCCCGGCTCGACGCGGCGACGGCGGAACCGGCGACCAACGAGGTCGTCGAGGCCGTCGCGGCCGGCGTCCGGGAGCGACTCGGGGCCGACCCGACCGTGGAGGCGACCGACGAGGGGCTCCGAGTGCGCGGCGTGCGGCCAGAGTCCATCGGCGCCGCGGTCGACGCGCTCGACGGCGCCGGGGTCGCGTTCGACTCGCTCTCGTGGTCGGAGCCGTCGCTGGAGGACGTGTACCTGCGGCTCACCGGCGAGGAGTACACCAGACGCGGCGGGGACGCCCCTGAGGGCGTCGCCGACGCGACGCCGGCCGCAGCGGCGGACGGGCGGCGCGCACCCGACGACGCGGCGCCGGACGGAGGCGACCGATGA
- the folP gene encoding dihydropteroate synthase, translating into MHYHEAAAFLFDLRRFSVKPGTERVEALLAHLGDPQDDVPFVQIAGSNGKGSAARLTESVLREAGLSVGLYTSPHLSALAERVRVDGREMTEAAVADFVAKVRPWLIERAAAGEPLTFFEVVTAMGIREFARREVDVAVLEVGLGGEYDATSAVDPVATAVTNVSLEHTAVLGDTIEEIARTKSRIARPDAPFVTACEGEALDVVREVAGEAGAPVTRVTGDGGAGRSESDETEDPPALAATYEGRVSATDAEVSLSGEREGTYRLPLVGRHQAANAAVAVALADRTAAALGTDLGERAVRDGLARATWPGRFEVVETAPLTVLDGAHNPAAARTLAATLDEYDYDDLHLVYAAMHDKDHAETAAALPEAATAVTCRPAIDRAEDPTVLAAALRSAGVGEVTAGDDVTDALATAVDRADEGDCVLLVGSLFAVAEARAAQMRTVRERAVRDAEDAEHALDTAGVPPEGVAAHRDGVDHRVLTLRLRGDRAERVASEARAVGGDAALGGLGAGEDRGASGEQVPVTVAGTVAEIRALVDRLDAADGGGLGGVAADLAAAVGIETDGIGGTEEKSDADEATPDFPWSDRTAVMGVLNVTPDSFHDGGRHADLDDAVAGVERMVDAGVDVVDVGGESTRPGAEPVPVEAEIERVVPTVEAIQSVPAVESGDVLVSVDTRKPAVAEAALDAGADVINDVTGLEDPEMRSVVADADCPVIVMHSLDAPVDPDADPEYDDVVSEAVDALRERLALADTAGIDRDRVIVDPGLGFGKSPAEDFELLARCGEFAALGCPVLVGHSHKSLYGAVGRDADDREHATVAGTALAADRGADIVRVHDVGENRAAVDVAAAVNGALRDGDGAE; encoded by the coding sequence ATGCACTACCACGAGGCGGCGGCGTTCCTCTTCGACCTCCGCCGCTTCTCGGTCAAGCCCGGCACGGAGCGGGTCGAGGCGCTGTTAGCGCACCTCGGGGACCCGCAGGACGACGTGCCGTTCGTCCAGATCGCCGGCTCGAACGGGAAGGGGAGCGCGGCGCGGCTGACGGAGTCGGTCCTGCGGGAGGCGGGGCTGTCGGTGGGGCTGTACACCTCGCCGCACCTCTCGGCGCTCGCCGAGCGGGTCCGCGTCGACGGCCGAGAGATGACGGAGGCCGCGGTCGCCGACTTCGTCGCAAAGGTGCGCCCCTGGCTGATCGAGCGCGCGGCCGCCGGCGAGCCGCTCACCTTCTTCGAGGTCGTGACGGCGATGGGGATCCGGGAGTTCGCGCGCCGCGAGGTCGACGTCGCGGTCCTGGAGGTCGGCCTCGGCGGCGAGTACGACGCGACGAGCGCGGTCGACCCCGTCGCGACCGCCGTGACGAACGTCTCATTGGAACACACCGCGGTCCTCGGCGACACGATCGAGGAGATCGCCCGCACCAAGTCTCGGATCGCCCGTCCGGACGCCCCGTTCGTCACCGCCTGCGAGGGCGAGGCGCTCGACGTGGTCCGCGAGGTCGCCGGCGAAGCCGGCGCGCCGGTGACGCGCGTGACCGGCGACGGGGGCGCCGGGCGCTCCGAATCCGATGAGACCGAGGACCCGCCCGCGCTCGCGGCGACCTACGAGGGTCGGGTCAGCGCCACCGACGCCGAGGTCTCGCTCAGCGGCGAGCGCGAGGGGACCTACCGGCTCCCCCTCGTCGGCCGGCATCAGGCCGCGAACGCGGCGGTCGCCGTCGCGCTCGCGGACCGGACCGCGGCGGCGCTGGGGACCGACCTCGGCGAGCGCGCCGTGCGCGACGGCCTCGCGCGGGCGACGTGGCCGGGGCGGTTCGAGGTGGTCGAGACGGCGCCGCTGACCGTCCTCGACGGCGCGCACAACCCCGCGGCCGCCCGCACGCTCGCCGCGACCCTCGACGAGTACGACTACGACGACCTCCACCTCGTGTACGCCGCGATGCACGACAAGGACCACGCGGAGACGGCCGCGGCGCTCCCCGAGGCGGCGACCGCGGTCACCTGTCGGCCCGCCATCGACCGGGCGGAGGACCCCACGGTGCTCGCGGCCGCGCTCCGGTCGGCGGGCGTCGGCGAGGTGACGGCCGGCGACGACGTGACCGACGCGCTCGCGACGGCGGTCGACCGCGCCGACGAGGGGGACTGCGTGCTGCTCGTCGGCTCGCTGTTCGCGGTCGCGGAGGCCCGGGCGGCTCAGATGCGCACGGTCCGGGAGCGGGCCGTTCGGGACGCCGAGGACGCCGAACACGCGCTCGACACGGCCGGGGTCCCGCCCGAGGGCGTCGCGGCCCACCGGGACGGCGTCGACCACCGGGTCCTCACCCTCCGACTGCGCGGCGACCGCGCCGAGCGCGTCGCGAGCGAGGCCCGGGCGGTCGGCGGCGACGCGGCGCTCGGCGGCCTCGGCGCGGGCGAGGACCGCGGGGCGAGCGGCGAGCAGGTCCCGGTCACCGTCGCGGGGACGGTCGCGGAGATCCGGGCGCTCGTCGACCGCCTCGACGCGGCCGACGGCGGCGGGCTCGGGGGGGTGGCGGCCGACCTCGCCGCGGCGGTCGGAATCGAGACCGACGGGATCGGCGGAACGGAAGAGAAGAGCGACGCCGACGAGGCCACCCCCGACTTCCCGTGGAGCGACCGCACCGCGGTGATGGGCGTGCTCAACGTCACGCCGGACTCCTTCCACGACGGCGGGCGCCACGCCGACCTCGACGACGCGGTCGCGGGCGTCGAGCGGATGGTCGACGCGGGGGTCGACGTCGTCGACGTGGGCGGGGAGTCGACCCGACCGGGCGCGGAGCCGGTCCCGGTCGAGGCGGAGATCGAGCGCGTCGTGCCGACGGTCGAGGCGATCCAGTCGGTGCCCGCGGTCGAGTCGGGTGACGTGCTGGTCTCGGTGGACACCCGGAAGCCGGCGGTCGCCGAGGCGGCGCTCGACGCGGGCGCGGACGTCATTAACGACGTGACCGGGCTGGAGGACCCGGAGATGCGGTCGGTCGTCGCCGACGCCGACTGCCCGGTGATCGTGATGCACAGCCTCGACGCGCCGGTCGACCCGGACGCCGACCCCGAGTACGACGACGTGGTGAGCGAGGCGGTGGACGCCCTCCGCGAGCGGCTCGCGCTGGCGGACACGGCCGGCATCGACCGCGACCGCGTCATCGTCGACCCCGGGCTCGGCTTCGGGAAGTCGCCGGCCGAGGACTTCGAGCTGCTCGCTCGCTGCGGGGAGTTCGCGGCGCTCGGCTGCCCGGTCCTCGTCGGCCACTCGCACAAGTCGCTGTACGGCGCGGTCGGGCGCGACGCCGACGACCGCGAGCACGCGACGGTCGCGGGCACCGCGCTCGCGGCCGACCGCGGCGCCGACATCGTTCGGGTCCACGACGTCGGCGAGAACCGGGCCGCGGTCGACGTCGCCGCCGCGGTGAACGGGGCGCTGCGCGACGGAGACGGCGCGGAATGA
- a CDS encoding bifunctional oligoribonuclease/PAP phosphatase NrnA translates to MTRRLLLGCSAVGSALVEHARDERGGRDDLVAITDDTGWVSTLRDRNVATVEADPTDPGTYPDSAAVVLIASDDAERNVAAARAARERYPEALIVAHLGTAPTDEQRAAVEAAADRVVDPVEAVADRVFEAVGLDDGRGAADAEFAPADDGGEKPARLLGTLRRLSGPLLVVAHDNPDPDAIASAIGLARIAASIGVDADACYGGEIAHQENRALVNLLDIGLRSFDEVDLDAYGGVALVDHSRAGINDSLPEGHPVDVVVDHHPPRGPVAGSFVDIRPEIGATSTLISEYLSRYGIAPERDLATALLYGIRIDTKDFTRATATDDFEAAAALLAHADESTLERVESPSVSPETLRVLAAAIENRDVRGSVAASCVGEISDRDALSQAAERLLDLEDVTVTFVYGYMDGVIYGSARARGADLDAGELLRDALDPVGSAGGHASMAGAQVPLGILSEVSESESLSDVVEAFVAGRFFEALDDAPAQPTGLPPEFPTD, encoded by the coding sequence ATGACCCGGCGCCTGCTGCTCGGCTGTAGCGCGGTCGGGAGCGCGCTCGTCGAACACGCCCGCGACGAGCGCGGCGGGCGCGACGACCTGGTGGCGATCACCGACGACACCGGCTGGGTGTCGACGCTGCGCGACCGCAACGTCGCCACCGTCGAGGCCGACCCGACCGACCCCGGGACCTACCCCGACAGCGCAGCCGTCGTGCTGATCGCGAGCGACGACGCCGAGCGAAACGTCGCCGCCGCGCGGGCGGCCCGGGAGCGGTACCCTGAGGCGTTGATCGTCGCGCACCTCGGGACGGCGCCGACCGACGAGCAGCGGGCGGCGGTCGAGGCGGCCGCCGACCGCGTGGTCGACCCGGTCGAGGCGGTCGCCGACCGCGTCTTCGAGGCGGTCGGCCTCGACGACGGCCGCGGCGCCGCCGACGCGGAGTTCGCCCCCGCGGACGACGGCGGCGAGAAGCCCGCCCGACTGCTCGGGACGCTCCGTCGCCTCTCCGGGCCGCTGCTGGTCGTCGCGCACGACAACCCGGACCCGGACGCCATCGCGAGCGCGATCGGGCTGGCGCGGATCGCGGCGTCGATCGGCGTCGACGCGGACGCCTGCTACGGCGGCGAGATCGCCCATCAGGAGAACCGCGCGCTGGTGAACCTCCTCGACATCGGGCTGCGGTCGTTCGACGAGGTCGACCTCGACGCGTACGGCGGCGTCGCCCTGGTCGACCACTCTCGCGCGGGGATCAACGACAGCCTCCCGGAGGGCCATCCCGTCGACGTCGTGGTCGACCACCACCCGCCGCGGGGGCCGGTCGCGGGGTCGTTCGTCGACATCCGCCCCGAGATCGGCGCGACGAGCACGCTCATCTCCGAGTACCTCTCGCGGTACGGGATCGCGCCGGAGCGGGACCTCGCCACGGCGCTTCTGTACGGCATCCGGATCGACACGAAGGACTTCACGCGCGCGACCGCCACCGACGACTTCGAGGCGGCCGCCGCGCTGCTCGCGCACGCCGACGAGTCGACGCTCGAACGCGTCGAGAGCCCGAGCGTGAGCCCGGAGACGCTGCGCGTCCTCGCGGCCGCCATCGAGAACCGCGACGTCCGCGGGTCGGTGGCCGCCTCCTGCGTCGGCGAGATCTCCGACCGCGACGCGCTCTCGCAGGCGGCCGAGCGCCTCTTGGATCTGGAGGACGTGACGGTGACGTTCGTCTACGGCTACATGGACGGCGTGATCTACGGCTCCGCCCGCGCCCGCGGCGCCGACCTCGACGCCGGCGAACTCTTACGCGACGCGCTCGACCCCGTGGGCTCGGCCGGGGGGCACGCCTCGATGGCCGGCGCGCAGGTCCCGCTCGGCATCCTCTCGGAGGTCTCCGAGTCGGAGTCGCTGTCGGACGTCGTCGAGGCGTTCGTCGCCGGGCGGTTCTTCGAGGCGCTCGACGACGCGCCCGCCCAGCCGACCGGGCTCCCGCCGGAGTTCCCGACGGACTGA